A genomic stretch from Helianthus annuus cultivar XRQ/B chromosome 1, HanXRQr2.0-SUNRISE, whole genome shotgun sequence includes:
- the LOC110876862 gene encoding glucan endo-1,3-beta-glucosidase 4, whose product MHWMFETMRLELWLGSMLVIFASLSNAIDPFVGINIGTNQSNLPSPEQIVGTLRTHHITHVRLFDTNARLLTALSDTGIEVMISVTNDEVSEIGESPSFAATWVNTHVAAFKPATNITAIAVGSEFVSSNPIAAATVLVPAMENLYNALVASNLNDQIKVSTPLSMDMIPKPFPPSTATFNASLNSTIHRILDFLKNSNSFYMLNAFPYDTYVQSNGVFPIQYALFQPLPVVKQIVDPNTLFHYESMFDAMVDATYYSIFAYNSSVIPIIVTETGWPWSGEANESDATVESADTFNNNLIQRVLTGSGPPSQPTLLLKSYIYEMFNDDKKPSYGVFFRNGSSVYDLDLGGPTGNLSGGFCVARKGVDPTSLQGGLNWACGPGQANCTAIQSGQPCYLPNTVQNHASYAYNDYYQRKRTVGGTCDFGGTAVITNVNPSYGSCIYTGSSNSSAGGVSPPAFVPAGPSGSLSPPHRVPKTGYLILATVLTCWLLDV is encoded by the exons ATGCATTGGATGTTTGAAACAATGAGGCTTGAATTGTGGCTTGGATCTATGTTAGTTATATTTGCCAGTTTGTCCAATGCTATAG ATCCCTTTGTAGGAATAAACATTGGCACTAATCAGTCAAACCTACCTTCGCCGGAGCAAATAGTCGGGACCCTTAGAACCCATCACATAACACATGTTCGCCTTTTCGACACCAATGCTCGCTTGCTTACCGCACTATCGGACACTGGAATCGAAGTTATGATTAGCGTTACGAACGATGAAGTCTCAGAGATCGGAGAATCGCCATCATTTGCCGCCACATGGGTTAACACGCACGTGGCGGCCTTCAAACCCGCCACCAATATCACCGCCATTGCTGTCGGTAGCGAGTTCGTTTCTTCAAACCCGATTGCCGCCGCCACTGTTCTTGTCCCGGCGATGGAAAATCTTTATAACGCTTTAGTTGCGTCGAATTTGAACGATCAGATTAAAGTTTCGACCCCTTTATCAATGGATATGATTCCGAAGCCTTTCCCGCCATCTACTGCCACTTTTAACGCGTCTTTGAATTCAACTATTCATCGGATTCTTGATTTTTTGAAgaatagtaattctttttacatGTTAAACGCATTTCCTTATGATACTTACGTACAAAGCAACGGGGTTTTTCCGATACAATATGCTCTTTTTCAGCCACTTCCGGTGGTCAAACAAATCGTTGATCCGAACACACTTTTCCATTATGAAAGCATGTTTGATGCTATGGTGGATGCCACCTATTATTCGATATTCGCTTATAATTCTTCGGTCATCCCGATTATTGTGACTGAAACGGGCTGGCCGTGGTCTGGTGAGGCCAATGAAAGTGATGCCACGGTGGAAAGCGCAGACACTTTCAACAATAACTTGATTCAACGGGTTTTGACTGGGTCGGGCCCGCCGAGCCAACCCACATTGTTATTAAAATCATATATTTACGAGATGTTTAATGATGACAAGAAGCCGAGCTATGGTGTGTTCTTTAGAAATGGGAGTTCGGTTTATGATCTTGATCTTGGTGGGCCCACTGGTAATCTTTCGGGTGGATTTTGTGTAGCGAGAAAAGGGGTGGACCCCACAAGTTTACAAGGTGGGTTGAATTGGGCGTGTGGGCCCGGGCAGGCGAACTGCACCGCCATTCAGTCCGGGCAGCCATGTTACCTGCCCAATACGGTACAAAACCATGCTTCTTATGCGTATAATGATTATTACCAACGAAAGCGTACGGTAGGTGGAACCTGCGATTTTGGTGGGACGGCTGTAATAACTAACGTTAATCCGA GTTATGGATCTTGCATATATACAGGAAG TTCAAATTCGAGTGCCGGTGGGGTCAGTCCGCCAGCATTTGTACCAGCGGGCCCCTCGGGGAGTTTATCACCGCCACATCGGGTTCCTAAAACCGGGTACCTGATCTTAGCAACGGTTTTGACTTGCTGGTTGTTAGATGTGTAG
- the LOC110876868 gene encoding serine/arginine-rich SC35-like splicing factor SCL30A: MGGRSYSPSPPPRGGGGGYGRRGRSPSPRGRYGGGSRGRDLPTSLLVRNLRLDCRPEDLRRPFGHFGPLKDIYLPRDYYSGEPRGFGFVQFVDPADAAEAKYQMDGQVFQGRELTVVFAEENRKKPTDMRMRERRGGGRYNDRRRSPPRRYSRSPRRYSRSPPPRHGRSRSRSHDYSPAPKRKHHSRSVSPRGKRYSRERSYSPSPARQGSPPYNGGSRSRSQSPVKDRSPPPYNGSRSPSPGPERARLPPTSRSPSRSRSRSRSPDPRDYPRGKPDRDGSVSP; the protein is encoded by the exons ATGGGTGGAAGAAGCTATTCTCCTTCACCGCCTCCtaggggtggtggtggtggttatggGAGAAGGGGAAGGAGTCCAAGTCCCAGGGGACGCTATGGTGGTGGTAGTCGTGGAAGAGATCTCCCAACAAGTCTTTTGGTTCGGAATCTTCGTCTTGATTGTCG GCCTGAGGATCTTCGGAGGCCATTTGGACACTTTGGTCCTTTAAAGGACATTTACTTGCCAAGGGATTATTATAGCGG GGAGCCAAGGGGGTTTGGATTTGTGCAGTTTGTAGATCCCGCTGATGCTGCAGAAGCAAAATACCAGATGGATGGTCAGGTTTTTCAAGGGAGAGAATTGACAGTTGTTTTTGCTGAGGAAAATCGAAAGAAACCAACTGATATGAGAATGAGAGAGCGGAG AGGCGGTGGCAGATATAATGACCGCAGACGATCACCTCCACGTCGCTACTCTCGCTCACCTCGTCGCTATTCGCGCTCTCCACCTCCTCGTCATGGCAGATCACGGTCCCGCAGCCATGATTACTCGCCTGCTCCCAAGAGAAAGCATCACTCGAG GTCTGTTTCACCTCGCGGAAAAAGGTACAGTCGAGAAAGGTCATATTCACCCTCGCCAGCGAGACAGGGTTCTCCACCTTACAACGGTGGGTCCAGGAGTCGTAGTCAAAGTCCTGTTAAGGACAGGTCTCCTCCACCCTATAATGGCTCAAGGAGTCCAAGCCCGGGTCCTGAAAGAGCGAGACTGCCGCCAACAAGCCGAAGCCCAAGCAGAAGTCGAAGCCGTAGCCGAAGCCCTGATCCACGCGATTACCCGAGAGGCAAACCAGACAGGGATGGTTCAGTTAGCCCTTGA
- the LOC110876849 gene encoding uncharacterized protein LOC110876849 isoform X2 — translation MASSGSGVSNASDPMAFTSDDEMTTDSGVYTSDTTSTDEDDFQPFALPIFGDDVLLADGPQGEDLPLVPIPAPLPFAAVPFEEQPLDALPDGDIDLLIEGPPEGDQDGGAPMEDGVQLVDPIVPMVELPDMEVHSDSSASGSFESISSFIPLLGFGYIPRIDDDEEMELEQPAEAPVLPDDLIPVRLADHQPAPVAPTVVEIPDVAPIPDPMMIFDDLAPFATYIDPRYANTSNGWIEEDDYPPYVVPVTPPTASIAVPLDISLFPPPTSGTHRTDLPITFL, via the exons atggcatcATCTGGTAGTGGAGTATCCAATGCGAGCGACCCAATGGCCTTTACCTCTGATGACGAGATGACCACCGACTCGGGAGTGTACACCTCAGACACCACGAGCACCGATGAAGACGATTTCCAGCCGTTTGCCCTACCGATCTTCGGAGACGACGTACTCCTAGCTGATGGCCCACAAGGAGAGGACCTACCCCTTGTTCCAATCCCTGCCCCTCTCCCCTTCGCTGCAGTTCCCTTTGAGGAACAACCTCTCGACGCGTTACCCGATGGTGACATCGACCTACTCAtcgagggtcccccggagggagACCAGGATGGTGGGGCCCCGATGGAGGACGGTGTCCAGCTTGTTGATCCCATTGTTCCCATGGTCGAGCTTCCTGATATGGAGGTTCATTCTGATTCGTCCGCTTCAGGTTCTTTTGAGTCGATATCATCCTTTATCCCACTGTTGGGATTCGGTTACATTCCTCGTATTGACGATGATGAGGAGATGGAGTTGGAGCAGCCTGCTGAGGCTCCTGTTCTTCCAGATGATCTGATTCCTGTTAGGCTTGCTGATCATCAGCCCGCTCCAGTC GCACCAACAGTCGTTGAGATCCCAGATGTAGCACCCATACCCGATCCCATGATGATTTTTGATGACCTTGCACCGTTTGCTACCTACATTGACCCGAGATACGCTAACACCAGCAATGGGTGGATTGAGGAGGATGACTACCCTCCGTATGTAGTCCCAGTCACTCCCCCCACCGCATCTATTGCTGTACCACTCGACATCTCGTTGTTTCCTCCACCCACATCTGGTACCCATCGTACCGACCTTCCGATCACTTTCCTTTAG
- the LOC110876849 gene encoding uncharacterized protein LOC110876849 isoform X1: MASSGSGVSNASDPMAFTSDDEMTTDSGVYTSDTTSTDEDDFQPFALPIFGDDVLLADGPQGEDLPLVPIPAPLPFAAVPFEEQPLDALPDGDIDLLIEGPPEGDQDGGAPMEDGVQLVDPIVPMVELPDMEVHSDSSASGSFESISSFIPLLGFGYIPRIDDDEEMELEQPAEAPVLPDDLIPVRLADHQPAPVVSEPVLAIDPVPVIDAPVVAPTVVEIPDVAPIPDPMMIFDDLAPFATYIDPRYANTSNGWIEEDDYPPYVVPVTPPTASIAVPLDISLFPPPTSGTHRTDLPITFL, from the coding sequence atggcatcATCTGGTAGTGGAGTATCCAATGCGAGCGACCCAATGGCCTTTACCTCTGATGACGAGATGACCACCGACTCGGGAGTGTACACCTCAGACACCACGAGCACCGATGAAGACGATTTCCAGCCGTTTGCCCTACCGATCTTCGGAGACGACGTACTCCTAGCTGATGGCCCACAAGGAGAGGACCTACCCCTTGTTCCAATCCCTGCCCCTCTCCCCTTCGCTGCAGTTCCCTTTGAGGAACAACCTCTCGACGCGTTACCCGATGGTGACATCGACCTACTCAtcgagggtcccccggagggagACCAGGATGGTGGGGCCCCGATGGAGGACGGTGTCCAGCTTGTTGATCCCATTGTTCCCATGGTCGAGCTTCCTGATATGGAGGTTCATTCTGATTCGTCCGCTTCAGGTTCTTTTGAGTCGATATCATCCTTTATCCCACTGTTGGGATTCGGTTACATTCCTCGTATTGACGATGATGAGGAGATGGAGTTGGAGCAGCCTGCTGAGGCTCCTGTTCTTCCAGATGATCTGATTCCTGTTAGGCTTGCTGATCATCAGCCCGCTCCAGTCGTTTCCGAGCCCGTTCTCGCCATTGACCCTGTTCCTGTCATTGATGCACCCGTCGTTGCACCAACAGTCGTTGAGATCCCAGATGTAGCACCCATACCCGATCCCATGATGATTTTTGATGACCTTGCACCGTTTGCTACCTACATTGACCCGAGATACGCTAACACCAGCAATGGGTGGATTGAGGAGGATGACTACCCTCCGTATGTAGTCCCAGTCACTCCCCCCACCGCATCTATTGCTGTACCACTCGACATCTCGTTGTTTCCTCCACCCACATCTGGTACCCATCGTACCGACCTTCCGATCACTTTCCTTTAG
- the LOC110876874 gene encoding transcription initiation factor TFIID subunit 7 encodes MEEQFILRVPPSVAERIDRLLDENASDDKSLDLSFSDDGRNGTFVIGDDHFPASLLDLPGIVESYKTYDDSVLIKTADVGQIIMVRDEGDPAPDVVEYRHGLTPPMRDARRRRFRREPDLNPELVRRVEKDLLNIMNGGTAEVVDTEMGEQEEVGDGSARNARKKAAPAPPSKPSVSGAGANAGEPERSDSDESDDSM; translated from the exons ATGGAGGAACAGTTTATACTGAGGGTGCCACCCTCTGTCGCCGAGCGTATAGATCGCCTTTTAGACGAGAATGCTTCAGACGACAAGTCACTGGATTTATCATTCTCCG ATGATGGGAGGAACGGCACGTTTGTTATAGGCGATGACCATTTTCCCGCATCCTTATTGGACCTTCCAGGCATTGTAGAGTCTTACAAGACTTATGATGACAGTGTTCTGATAAAAACTGCAGATGTTGGCCAA ATTATTATGGTGAGAGATGAGGGTGATCCTGCTCCAGATGTGGTGGAGTACCGCCATGGTCTTACACCGCCAATGAGAGACGCTAGAAGGCGTAGGTTTCGCAGGGAGCCTGATTTAAAT CCTGAACTTGTCCGGCGGGTAGAGAAAGATTTGCTAAACATCATGAATGGTGGTACAGCTGAAGTTGTCG ATACGGAAATGGGTGAGCAAGAGGAAGTCGGTGATGGGAGTGCTCGTAACGCTAGGAAAAAAGCAGCACCCGCACCCCCTTCAAAACCGAGTGTTTCAGGGGCTGGAGCAAATGCAGGAGAGCCTGAAAGAAGTGATTCTGATGAGTCTGATGACTCAATGTAA